tgggtgggcctCGCCTGGCATTGGAATAAAATGGCCTCAGTTAACTGTGCATGTAGGAATTATAGCCGTTCTCGTCTTATTTGtacttctctgtgttttctccaGTCCTACAATGAATAGATGGGATATTTACCACAAGATGTTTTAATCCTTTCTCAAGCAGGGCCCGGCCGACAAAGGCGTCAAAGCTCCCTGGTGGCCTGTGCCTGGTACGGGGGCGACgtgggttttctctttctttgtgcaAGTTTCCCCCGCCCTCCCACAAGCACGGGTCACTTGGATCCCCGGGCAAGGAACCCCGAGTGCAGCCCACCGGCTGGCTCACCCCACAGCAGCTCCAGCAGGCTCCCCTTGGGCGTGAGCTCCGTGACGACGTACACGGGGTCCCCCACGGATGCCACGGCGTGCAGCCCCAGGACATGCTTGTGTCGCAGCTTCTTCATGGCCTGGATCTCCGACTGGAACGTCTGCTGGTGCAGGAGGTCATCTGCGGGGGCAGGCGGCCTCGGTGGGTGCGGCCCCAGTCCCggcttcccccacccacctgcacGCAGCAGCTGCTCAGGATGTGCGGGCGCCCGCACCCCCGGGATGCCACGGCACCAGGGCCACGGGCCACAGGAAGGGGACGCTGTGCCCACCACCTGCTCTTGCCCCACACCAAGCATCACGATTGCCAACGCCTGCCCAAGCCCGAAGCGAAGCAGAACATCTCCCAAGTGTGTTCCCGTGAGCCCCCGATTCCTGGAGTGGGGCGTCCAAAGCCCTAGTGGGTTTATAGGAAATTTtagttaaatctttaaaaatttctagtgATCTGTTTATTTTAATGGATTTCCATTTACATTAAGGATTTAAAActccctttttaaataaatgcatttagcTGAAAACATAGACGTCGAAGGGAAAATGCCCTCTGAATGCTGTTGTAGACGCCGCACGCGGTGCACACTGGGCCAGCATGTAGCACACGGGACCGCCACCCCACGAGCAAGGCCAGGAGTCCCTGTTGGGTCCCTGGCCCGGGCCCCACTCACCTCGAGCAATCACCTTAATAGCCACTCGGACGCGGTCTTTCCAGAGGCCTTCGAGGACCTCCCCAAAGTACCCAGACCCCAGCTTCCTGCAGAGCGTGAACTCCTCCCGCGGTGTCTCCCAGTCTTCACAGTGGGGCAGGGGCTCGGGCTCGTGCTGGAGGGACACgcaggggcacagggcaggggTGCTGTCCCCATCCCCTAGCCCACCCTTCAGGACCTGCCCACTCCGACCCCAGGACGGGGAGCCCCTACTCTATCCTCAAATGTAGGGCAATGTTTTTTTGTGAGGTCCCAGGGTCCAGCATGTGGCCAGGCTTTCCCAGGAGCTGCCCCCACCACGGCTGCCCTCTGCAGTATCCTGCAAACACCCTCACAGCCCGCTGCAGGGTTTTGGCTACGTGAGGCTCGGTGACGCTGGGGATGCTGTGATGTTGGCTGAGTGCCACTCGGACAAAACTTTGGGCCAGAGGGACGCAGGACATGGCAGGAGCATAGCTGACCTCTCCCTGGCCCAGGGGCGAGAGCGACCTGGCAAAGGCAGGCACATCCCACCCCACCCGCCTGCTCCCACGCCCAGCTCTGTAGGACCACAGCGTCCAGGACAGCGAGAGTCCCTGGGGCCAGGTGTCCCCGAGGCCCCGCCAGCCAGTGGGCGCATCAGGACCCACACCCACCCTGTGGAGGAGAGGGGGCCACAGGTGGGCAGAGGACGAGCAGGGGCAGCAGGGCGCAGGCGGCCCTGCCTTCCAGCAGGGCACGGTCAGCCGCAGGCCGTGGGACGGGCTCTGGGCTTTGTGGTGCTCCAGGAGCTCGGCCAGGCCGGGGAAGGACGCAGCCTCGCTGAGGTGCAGCCGGCCATCGCGCCACCAGATCCTGTAATGCCTCACTGCCTGTCTGTCCCGCactgcaggggggtggggggagagcccCGTGGACGCGGGCATGCAGTCCCGGCCCCTGCCCTCAGAGGGGCGCTCGCGGGCCAGGCATCCCGCCCCGCGGCGTGTCTCCTAGCGAAGTAAGAAAACCCAGACCCGGCGGGACCCCGGGGACAAGCCGCCCACTGGAGGGAAGGCTGGGCTGGGTTGCGGCAGACGGACGGAGGGGGACGGGCCGGGGGGACGGGCCAGGGGCAAGGAGCCCCGAGGCCAAGTGCGGGTGGGGCCACAGACTGGGGAGAAGGTGTGGGAGGCCGTACCTGAGAGAACATAGTCAGCGCCCAGCTTCTCACTGACCCGGACCAGGAAGGCCCCTGGCTCGATGCCCTCGGCCTGCAGCCGATGCAGGGCTTCCGAGCGCGAGATGCGCCCAAAGAACCACCTGAGGGGCGGGGGCGGTCCTGAGCCTGCGCCGACCTTCAACCCATGCCCTCTGACCCCATGTCCTCCCACCTGCCCGCCCTGAATCCCAGCCCCCTCACCTGACCCCAGCTGCTCTCCGATACTGTCCCTGGCCAGAGGCCACTTCGTTGCCCATCAGAGACCCCAAATGTCCCAAATGGCCAGTCTGGACACCAGGAAAGGCCTTAGTGACCCAGAGGGGTGCAGGCACCTGCCACCACCCTGCCCAGGGTGTCCCCTGTCCGTAGAGTCGGAGCCGCTCCTGTCCCAGAGACACCACTTATCCCGAGTGGGACCACATTGTTCTGTGACCGGGCCACAGATGCTCTGCTCGAGGACCGGGGGACCTGCGCTTCGGCAGGCTCTGCACGCGCATGCTCACACAgacccacacacacacgtgctcacacGAACCAGTGCCAGGGCACGGCCAAGCCCGGACTGCAGGGTGGGGCTCCCAGATCCCCTGGTGACTTCCGCTGCCGGCTGCCCTGCCCTTGGTCCCTATTCCTTCAGGCGTCACTGGAACAGAAGCCCCACCACCACACGGAGCCCTGTGAGGGTCACGCCCCACCCTGACCGATTTAGCACATCTTGAATCTCATTTGCTCACCACTCCAAGcaccctgcctccttcctgctttTCAAATGCGCTAGGTTCTCgggacctcagggcctttgcacccgCCGTGCCCAGCTCTGCACTTCCCTGTCCTTGGACCGTGCCGTCTATGAATGCACTGCGTGTCTCCCTGCACGCGTTCACCATGCTACTCCTCCCGCGTTCAGGATCGCCGGACCACAGGCGGGCAGCGGAGTCTCTCCGGCTGGACCCTCCTGGCCCAGAGCTCAGAGGAGTGAGCTCAGGTGGCCTGCACACGCCCACGCCAGGCTGCCCCTTGTGGTCCAAGCTTCCTGGGCAGCCCCTTGGGACCAACCACCACCTCCAGGATCCTCCTTACCAGTGACGGGGCAGCCTGCAGCCCACGCCCAGACGGGCATGTCGCAATGACCTTCCTGCTCCCTCTAACTAGATCACACATCTGGTTTTGGCTGTTTGGAAGGTGAGAGAAGCTTTGCTCCCCAAAAGGCCCAGTCCCTGCCTCAGATTCCTATGCAGCTGGCCACCCAGAAGCCCACTGTGGACCCTTCTGTCCTCTCTGGGTCCTGGCACCACAAAGTGACCGTGGGGGAGTCCAGGGGAGGAGCCACGTACCCACAGATGTCCCACCGCGAAAGCCTAGTCAGCTCTCCTGGGACCAGGGTGGTGGGGTTCAGCCCCAACTAGGGGCACCGGGAGGCAGAGTCACGTGTCCCCTATCCTCATTGGCCTACAGGAAGCCGGCCCAGCATCCCGCCCCTTCCCAGAGCCCAGCCACAGAGCTCTGTCCCAAGGACTGCCCTGCCCTGAGCCCTTGAGGGGCCTCAGGGCGCAGGGAGTGGGGGCACCTTGGGGTGACCCATGAGGGCCATAGGGACACTCACGGCTCAGACTCTACCATCTCCTTCTCGGCCAGGTAGTTGTGGGGCACGTAGGCCTCGACCAGGGCCCTGCCCGCCACATCCAGCGATGTGGCCCACCAccactcctcctccttcctggccACGTGGAACAGATCCCCTGCCCGGAAGCTCAGCTCCTCATCCATCCGGGCCTCGAAGTCCCAGAGGCCCACGTACTGGGGGCCCGGGTGAGCCTGGCCCTGGGATACCATGGCAGGTGCAGCGGCAGGACTGGCCTCCCGGCCTCACCACCTGTCACTAGGCAGGCTGCAGCACCACCCGTGGCTGGGAGCACTGGGTGGGTGGGGCCACCCCTGACAGGCCATCTCCACCCAGCCGAGGAGCTGGCCCACTTCCCCGTGATGAGGCGGCCAAGCCAGGCCAGCCACACCGGCACCCACAGGGTGGCCTCTCCCTGAGCTGCCCAAACACCCAGGGCTCCACCCTGACGGCCCAGCAGCTCCCACCTGCCCTCCTAGCCACTGAGGCCAGGTCAGTCTGGGTGCCGCTCTTGCCCACCTGCTCCGGGACGTGTGCCCACCACGTGGACGAGGGTAGGACTGAGTAACTGGTCAGACAGGGCCTTCCTGGGGTCCAGTTTAGCGGTGGGGGCTCAGGTGTGAGTGGAACCCAGGtgggagggggacaggagggaCGGAGGCCTGTGGGTAAGtcacccctgcccaccctgcgGGGACCTCGGGGACGGAGCCGGGCCAGGGGGACAGTGAGCTCTCACAGGGCTGCTGCTGGAGGCCCAGGTGCCCGCTGCCTTCCCCTCCCTACCCGGGAGGCTCTCAGCCACACTGCCCACCGCCAACCCCTGCGGGGAGCTGCGGGGAGCTGGGGTGACTGCAGCCGTCCTAGACGCTGGCCTCCAAGGGACCGGAAAAGGTGGGCAGGTGCTAGAAAGAGGGAGCCCACATGGaggccatggggtggggggcaggaggggccgcagcagagaaggaagagccctgaggggaggtggggaccaGGGAGTGAAGGGGGCTCAGGCTGAGTGCCATCCGCCCTCGGCCACCACGTCTGAGAGGGTGCGGGGACTCTGCCCCATGACGGGAGCCCCAGGAGGACAACGACCGGGGGGTCGTGTACTAAGCCTGATGTATGGGCACGACTCCCCCCATGAGGAGCGTGTATTACTCAGTAAGTTCACAACCATTCTGGCAGCCCTGTTCAGTGCTGaccagggtggggaaggggccagggagcCGAGCAGAGGGCAGGGCTAGGCCGGGGAGCCCGGGGCTCCAAGGCGTCCCTGCTGCGTGTCCGGCCCTCACTGTGGGAAAGCACGCTCCCGGCACCCCTGCCCTCGGGCCCGGCCATGAGCTCACGCCCAGGGGCCTTGGGGTGTCTCTCAGGCAGACACCCAGGCTTGTGCCCGGCAACACCAGGAAGCAGGACAGCACTGAGACGGAAAGTCCCCCGCCCTCCTGGAGGCTCCAGAGCAGCAAACCCGCTCGGCCTGTGGCTGATGAGACATGCTAGGAATGCACCAGTGACCCCCACGCGCACCCGCCTCTGGTCCCAAGCCCAGCACACCCCTTCCCTCAGCGCCGGCTGCCCAGCCCCGCACCACACTGACCTGCCACTGTGTCAGGAGGTGTCCAGTTCCGTCTCTCACCAGGAGGCCCCTCAGCCCTCCCAGGGCAGGACGGAGGCATCCAGGCTGCAGGCCAAGCCCTGCTGCTCCCACCAGCCCCCCGGGTGGGGGCTGGCCCAAGCCTGGCACCCAAGGCTCCAAGGggcccctgccctctcccagctcagccctgccccACACCCAGGCCGATCTGGGGGGCTCGAGCCTACCTCCTCCCTCTGTGCTGCCCTCGCCTGTGGTGACCTCAGCaccctctcctccaggaagccccccaccactccagccctGCACAGCCTCTGTGCCGAGTGTGGGCTCCCGGGTCCCCCCTGCACCAGCCCGTGGGCAGAGCCTGTGGTCCGTGGGGAGGAGCTAACGGGCCTCAGCAGGTGCGGAGCTGACCCTAAACTGTGCATAGAGGAATGTTCCCTCCAGGGGACAAGGAACAGAGGGCAGCTTTGCATGCCTCTGCCCTTCCGTCCCACAAGCCTTCTGGGGTCACAGGAGGCTGGGGGATGAGGACCCTGAACACAGACCACACCTGCCTGGTCCCTTGCCCCTCCGGTCCATCTCGTGGCAACTGGAGCTGGTGGGGTGAGTGAGAACCAGCTTGTCCCACCCAGCTCCTCATTCAGTGATGCCAACAGCAGCTTGAAGTCAGCCCTGGAGGGAGCAGgctgcttccttctccccaggGAGCTGGTTGTGACCCAGCTGCCCGCACACCGTGGCAGCCGGCCCCACCCCTGCTTGACCCCGCGCAGCCCGCACCCAGGACCCTGAACCACTGAGACAGACTCTGCCTCCCTGacctctgccctgccccagagAAGGACCCCGACCGTCTCCCACCCCCAGGAACGGCCACACAGCCTCACCTGCCCGTggccccacccagccctcccctccctcacttcAGTCGCTGCCCCAGGGACACGGAGTGGGCTGTTCACCCCTGCAGCCTGCAGAGGTCATGCTTCCTGTGGGAACAGGGTCCCCTGGGGCGGGGGCCCGGGCCACAGGGGCCAGCTCTGCCTCGATGAGCCAGCTGGCGGGCCACCCCGTCAGCTCCAGCTCCGGTTCCGGGTCTGGGGGCCGCGGCCCATGTGCGACGCGTGTCTGGGCGTGTGTCTGAACCAGTCACCGCGTATTTATTCAGCACACGGGTCTTACACAGGCAGCCGGTGTGCCCAGCCCGTGCCGCATCGGCCCCGTGCCCGGGGTCTGCCTTCCCAGCATCGGCCACGGGGGACTTGGCAGAAAACTGGGGAGCCCTGTCTCTGGCTCTCGGCCCTGGGAGGAGTCGGGGCTGCCCGGGGCCACAGGTGTGGGCAGGGGGCCGTGGACCAGGCTCAGGGCTTCTCTGTCCAGCAAATCCCCGAGGCCAGAACCCATACAGGTCCCACCCCGACTGCTATGCCGAGATCTTCCCTGGCCAGGGACACCTGCCCCTTCTGAGTGGGTGTCTGCGTGTGTCTGTCTTCCGCGCACACGTGTGTGCTGGTCAGCACGTGTGTCAGGGTGCGAGGCCCACAACCAGAGGCCGTTCCAGGCCGCTGGCACCCCTGCACGGGTCGACAGCCAGCATCATCCTGGGGGGACACGCCGGGCAGGGAGGAGTGGCCCCAGCCCCTGTGTCCAGCGCCCCAGGTCACGTGTGGGCAGGGGCGAGGCGCCTATGGGCCGCATTCAGCTTCTTCTGCAGCGTCGCGAAGGCCGGCCGCTCCTCGGGGCTGCCCTTCCAGCACTCCAACATGAGCGTGTAGATCTCCGCCGGGCAGGAGGCTGGGCGCGGCAGCCGGTACCCTCGTGTGACCTGCTGCAGGGTCTCGTGGTTGCTCAGTCCTGCAGAGGGGCAATgagaggggctgggcagggcagccTCACTTCTGCGTGGGGGTCACGGTAGAcacctccccccagctcctggccagACCCTGCCCAGCAGGTGGTCTGGAGGCGTGGCGCCCCTTCCGGGACCCCCGAGCAGGGTgtgcctcctccctcagaccacACAGGCCTGGTGGAGGCCTTGcctcctccctcaggctcccttGCAGCCCACCTTCATAGGGACACTGGCCATAGGTGAAGACCTCATAGAGGAGAACTCCAAAGGACCAGACGTCCGACTTCTGGGAGTAGATGCGGTAGTTGGCTGCCTCGGGCGCCGTCCACTTGACAGGGATCTTGGAGCCACTGCTTGGGGAGTAGATGTCATCCTGGGTGAGGGGAGACCAGTGGTGGGTGGATGGAGTggcaccctcccctcccagccacgGCGGGGTCAGGGGTCCCAGCCCCGAACTGACCTTGAGCAGCCGGGCCAGGCCAAAGTCAGCCACCTTGCATGCCAGGTCATCGCCCACGAGCACGTTCCTGGCCGCGAGGTCGCGGTGCACGATGCGCCGGTCCTCCAGGTAGCTCATGCCCTCAGCCACCTGGCAGGCAAAGCTCAGCAGGAGAGGCAGGCCCACGGCCCGCCCCTCAGGGCCTGTGGGGCAAGGCGGACACTCAGGGGGGCGGGGGTCTGCACCGTCACTTCCCTccgtgcctcagtgtcctcgcCCCAAAGATGGGGTGGCCCAGGCTGCAGGGGGCACCGTGCTGTGCAGTGACCACTCAGGGAGGCTGCTCCTGGGCAACCCGGCCTGGGCCCCCAGGAGAGACCAGACCCAGGGGAGGTGCACGGGGCTGGCGACACGGATGCGCCTGACCCCACTGCACTCAGCTCAGCCTGGAACCGCGAGGCTCTGACTGCCCCCCTCCACAAGGCACAGGACTGGCCCAGGCCCGGGCCCGAACCCACTGCTGGCCAGAGCCCGCAGCAACCCTCTGGGCCTCAGACGGTCAAGCCTGGTGCAACATCAAAGGCCTGTGCCGAGAAGGGGGCCAGGAGGTCACGGCTGTGCATGGAAGCCTGGGTCACCCAGACGGCTACCGGCCGGCGGGGGCACCCACTCACTCCCCAGGAAGGCCTGCAGGCTGCCCTTGCGCATGAGCTCGGTGACGATGTACACGGGCTGGCCCGTGGAGCACACAGCGTGCAGCCGGATGAGACGCTCATGCTTCAGGCTCTTGAGTGTCTGGATCTCCTTGCTGAGGTCTGCGAGCTTCATGTAGGCTGCAGGAGAGGGCACGGCTCCAGGACCTGCCCACACCACCCTGGCGCTGCCCCAGGGCTCCAGAGGTCAGAGGGCAGGGCGGGCAGGGGCCAGCAGGCCTCACCCACCTGACTTAATGACCTTGACCGCCACTGGTGTGGAGCCAAGCCACAGGGCTTCCCACACCTCCCCGAAGTAgccttcacccagtttcctccGCAGGGCAAACTCGGAGTGAGGCCGCTCCCACTCGTCCTGCTGGGGGAGCttctgagggggtggggggcactccgtacctctgcttgctgctccctggAAGGGGGGGGCAGTGTCTCTGGGAGCGCCAGGCCTGCAGCCGCTCGGCCAGGCCGAGGCCAGGGGAGCCAGGTGCGGACCTCCAGAAGCCTGGCCCCACTCGCTTCTGGACCTAAGTGGCACCTTTGCTGGAGGTGGACACCCACCCACGAATAGTCATTACAGCCCCAGCCAGGCTGTCATTAGCAACCGGAGGAACTGGATTGCTGCCCCCGGCAGGACCGCTCGTGCCCACGGCCCAGGCGAGCgtcccctcctccagcttccGCCTGCGGCAGGTGCGGCCCCTCCCCAGACGCCTCCCCAAGCTTGCGCCCAGCCCTCACGGCCCCTCTGCAGGGCTGGGTCTGGGACTGGGGGGACCCTACAGGTCTCaccacacccccagccccagaagTCCCCAGAGACGGAGATGCCCTGCCCGTGAGAGCAAACCCAACCCCAGGCAGGGCCCTGGCCGGAGTGTGGAGGTGTGGCCggggcccccagggcccccaggcctTTCCGGACCCCCCAGCCATGCTGGGAGCCCGGCCGGGCTGCTGCCTTGCTCACAGCCCCGGACACGTGCTGGGCAGCTGGGCGGGAGGCGCGGCCGGGGACTGGCCCACCTGGGGCACACAGGGCTGCAGCAGTGGGTTCCGGATCAGCTTCCAGTTGGCCTTGTAGTAGGCGAGGAGCTCCTCCAGGCTGCGGAAGAGGCGGCCCTTCTGCAGGTAGAGACCGTCGGCGGCCGTGGAGATGCGGTAGTGGCGGACCTTGGCCTGCGCGCGCACTGGGGGTGCGCACAGGTGAGGGCCGTGTCTTGCCGCAGCCTGGCCCAGACCCTCCCAGCACCCGGGCCAGGGGAGCAGATCAGCACCACAACCTTCCCTGGGTCGCACGGGAAAGGAGGGAGTGTGGGCAGCTACAAGCCGGAGGGGCAGTGACAGGGCCCAGGGCGGGCACTCGGTGGACCCCCGGCGCGTGGATGAGTCCGAGAGTGAGTGGACCAAGGAAGGGAGGGTGAGTGAGGAGCGAGccgtggtgggggatgggcaggcgAGGGAacgaggggtggggggcaggtagTGAGCCTGGAGGTGGACGGACCAGCAGGCGAGCGGACGCGTGAGGTGACCAGGCCTGACGTGGGGCCAGCAAAGCCTGGGGAGCCCCCACCCCAAGGCCAGTGCGGGGACAGAGGCGCGAGCGGCCGTCCGGTACCAGATAGCGAGTAGTCCCCGTGGCTGCTCTCACTGGGCCGAATGAGGAAGGCACCCGGTGCATTGGCTGGGGACAGGAGCAGCTGCTGGGCCCCGGCGCGGCTGATGCCGCTGAAGTACCAGCTGCCAAGGGCGGGCGCGGCGGTCACCACCAGGCCCGGGCCCGAGGGACCCCTGCTCCCACGCTGCTCAGAGGCCCTGACGCCCATGCTGTTCAGGCCGCAGGCCCGAGCCCAACTCCCGCCGTCTCTCAGGGACAAGGGcccccagagcccagggcaggggtcCTGATCCCGGGTCTGCACCCGCCCCGAGCCCTCAGTGCCCCCAGCAGTGACCTGAGACAGGTGAGACTGTCCACACACCTCAGCCAGCGATTCCCCATTAGCCCTGCTCACAGAACCAGCCAGCCCCAGCCGGGGGCTAACCTGCCAAACTCAAGACTGCTGAGCCCCTACGGGGGGGTGGTGTCTACAAGGAGCCAGGGGGCCCTGATGAGCAGCCCCCGGGCTGCAGCTGTGTGGGGAGGACCACCAGCTCCACCTGGCCAGGCACGGCCCACTTGCCCTGAGAGGTGGACAGGTGGGGCCAACAGAAGCTTGGCCAGGAAAGCCCTGGAGGAGGCAGCTGAGCCAGGCTGGGCAGGGGGTCCGGGAAGGCTGGAGGAGGCTCAAAGCATCACATGTCTGCCTCTGGGGGCCCTGCCCAGTGCAGGCAGCCTGAGCCCCTGGCCCTCTACACATACAGAGATGCTCCCTCTCTGAGCACTCGGACAGCAGGGGCTCCTAGGGGCCCACTCCTCAGTCTGAGTAGAATGCCCAGATTCCAGGAGCCCACACACCTGAGCatggagcagggcagggggagggcctgCTGGGCCCCCCCCACCTGACACCCCATCTGGGCCGCAGTCCACCTGAGTCACACCCCatgcccctccctggctccacATTCTTGGAAGGAAAGCGGAAAAGCTCCTGGTCCCACCCCATCGCCTGTGTCTGCTTCccaaggcccagggaggggaaccCCACACCTGAGTCAGCTTCCTACCCTGGAGCCTCCTGCTTCCTGGAGATTCTGGGGACCCAGGGGCAGGAGGCGGGCTGCCTAAGGGAGAGCCTCAGTCGCTCGGGGGACAGCCCTGTGAGCATGGCCCTCGTCCACTCTGATGGGGGGAAACATGGGGTCCTGGGGGCCAGGGGGTTGGCTCTGACCCCTACCTGGGGGTGCAGGACCAGCAGTTATCCTAGAGGACCCAAAGCATGACTCAAAGTGAGTCGACACAAGGAGGGAGTGCCCTGAAAAGGGGGGACTGGGTGGATGGGCGGTGCCTGGGCAGGTGGGTGCTGCTGGAGCCTGGGGTGAGGCCAGGGCCCGGCAGGAGGGGGACAGAGATGGGCCTGCGCCTGGCACAGGCACCAACCTGGCCAGAGCCAAccctggggctgggctgaggggcGGCCAAGAGGAAAGGGCTGGAGACAGGAAGCCTGGGGCGAcggcagacagaggcagaggcccCAGCAGCACTAGGAGGTAAGACCAGCACGCAGGGCAGAGAAGGGTCAAGGACACAGGGACGTGGGTCCCCAAGACCAGACGTGGCTGGGCAGCAGGCTCGGGGAAAGCTGAGGAACTCAGTTCTCGACACTGATTCAGGAGCAGGAGGTACAACCCCACGAGGCTGCCGGGCTCCGTCCGCCGAGGGCCTCCTGCAGCCAGGCGCCGCCTTCTGACGCCCACCAGCTGGGAGAGCCCCCTCCCAGGACTGTGGGCGAGCGGAGAAGCTCAAGTGTCCTCATCCCAGCCCTCCCCTGGAGCCGAGGGCCGGGGATGTTCTGGGGAATCTCTCCCTGGGGTGGGGCAGTGGCTGAGATAAGATGAGAGGAGCCTCACTGTCAGGGTTGAGggtcctccccctgcccagccagTCTGGCCCTGGGGACAGACGGCCAGGTGTCTGGGACTAATGACACTGTGCGTGCAGCCAGCCCTTTCATCTTGGGCCCAGGCAAACAGTCATTACGACCTCCTCCCGGCACcaccccctctgaccctcccagccctgccGCTGCCGCCTCGAAGAGTGGCTCATGGGATTTGTCTTCCACTTGCAGAGTGACTGTGCGCCCCCTCCCTATCGGAATGGCTGCCTGGTCCCTCCCACCGCTCCCAGTGGGCTAGGCCTGGGGCGGGGGCCAGAGTCCCCCCAGAGGGGCCTTCCTGGGACTCGGACTTTCCCATGCCACGTGCAAATCCGCCAGGAGGCTGTGGGAGTGCCGAGGCGCTCCCGGGAAACGGGATGGCCTAGTGAAGTTGAGACCCAATGCTGGTCTGCAGAGGACACGTCGGGGGCTCAGGCCCAACCCAGCTGGGCACAGGACAAGAAGCCATTGTCGGGGTGAGGTCTGGGCAGCTGAGCTGTTCACCAATCACATTATGGTCTTTTCTCACCCAGACATCACCTCCATGCgtgctggggcgggggagggggggttggcaTCGCTGTACCACATCTGTCTAGACATCAGGAATTGCAAAGGCCATGACATCCAGGCTGATCCAATGCATCCAGGGGAaagacgggggtggggtggggggcacaacCAGAATTTGGATCCAATGCTTGAGGCCCCTGCATCATGTCCACCACCATAGACAGAGCCCGGGCGGAGCCAGCACACGGCTGTACTAGGAGGCTACCCTGTCCCACAGACCCTAAGCCTGAGCTGAGAGGTCAGCTCTTCTCCAGGCCCTGTGGGAGAGCCTccactctctgcctccctccatgATTGCAGACTGGCAAGCCAACAGCCAGGTGTTCACGCCAGCCCGTCCCTGCCTGTGGACTCTCCCGGCCCTAGGGGTCTTGGGCATGCTGGGGGGAATGGGTGAGCTTCCCCCACCTGCATCCCCTCTCAAAACAAGCTTCTCTGGGAGCAATTCCAGGGCCATTTGTGCCCCATACTTGGCCAGTGCAGCACGGAGAGTTCTGGGTGAATGTGGACCAGTGAGGGAGCAGGTGAATGCACCTCTCGGACTCAGCATATCACACCCTCTACCCTCTGGTCACCCCCTCATCCCTCACCGCATCTGGATGGCCTCTCTGCTCACTTATGTCCTCATCGGGAGCCCCAGGAGGATAGGGGCCATGTCTGTCTCAGTTGGAACTGCACCCAGGACCCTAGCCCCCGCCCTCCAAGCAGTGACCACTCAGCTAACGTGGAATGAGAGACCCCCAGAGTGCGCTCAATGCCAGGGCTGAATCCTTGTGTGAGAGGGATTCAGGAGGGCCTGGCTGGCTGGACCATGTCCCAAAGTGGCTGCCATGCTGGGTGCCTGGCCAGGGGCATGCATACAGGCTGTCCAGCTTCCTTGCCACTCTCCCTGACCGCTCCTGCTGGAGTCATTGCTCTTAGCCACACGGGGACACAGTCACTGGcgtctgtcccccacccctgtgTGCTTGCTCACCGCTGCATGGCCAGGCCTGGAGGGGTCCTGgccacagaagggagggagggatggaggga
Above is a window of Halichoerus grypus chromosome 10, mHalGry1.hap1.1, whole genome shotgun sequence DNA encoding:
- the LOC118530906 gene encoding protein-tyrosine kinase 6-like; this encodes MSCVPLAQSFVRVALSQHHSIPSVTEPHVAKTLQRASRGSPSWGRSGQVLKGGLGDGDSTPALCPCVSLQHEPEPLPHCEDWETPREEFTLCRKLGSGYFGEVLEGLWKDRVRVAIKVIARDDLLHQQTFQSEIQAMKKLRHKHVLGLHAVASVGDPVYVVTELTPKGSLLELLWVQILGKEIGGKDSNETSLPVSELGDFASQVAEAMCSLQSQNYIHQDLAARNILVGANNICKVGDFGLARLIKDVYLSHNHNIPYKRTAPEALSQGLYSIKSDVWSFGILLHEIFSRDQVPYPGCPPAAHRLMLSCWHRDPKHRPCFKALREKLSSISRYENPL
- the SRMS gene encoding tyrosine-protein kinase Srms gives rise to the protein MEPFLRKRLTFLSFFWDKIWPVAAPDDGVPGFPDPAASAEPEPPATEPCSPPAPTKLFQALYDFRARCSAELSVSRGDRLYALKEEGDYIFARRLSGPPSTGLVPITHLAKATPETLSDHPWYFSGISRAGAQQLLLSPANAPGAFLIRPSESSHGDYSLSVRAQAKVRHYRISTAADGLYLQKGRLFRSLEELLAYYKANWKLIRNPLLQPCVPQKLPQQDEWERPHSEFALRRKLGEGYFGEVWEALWLGSTPVAVKVIKSAYMKLADLSKEIQTLKSLKHERLIRLHAVCSTGQPVYIVTELMRKGSLQAFLGSPEGRAVGLPLLLSFACQVAEGMSYLEDRRIVHRDLAARNVLVGDDLACKVADFGLARLLKDDIYSPSSGSKIPVKWTAPEAANYRIYSQKSDVWSFGVLLYEVFTYGQCPYEGLSNHETLQQVTRGYRLPRPASCPAEIYTLMLECWKGSPEERPAFATLQKKLNAAHRRLAPAHT
- the LOC118531184 gene encoding protein-tyrosine kinase 6-like, with product MVSQGQAHPGPQYVGLWDFEARMDEELSFRAGDLFHVARKEEEWWWATSLDVAGRALVEAYVPHNYLAEKEMVESEPAGQTGSEALQDLVARWPAAPQRGCVLPRPGRAPGAPQSPEPVPRPAADRALLEGRAACALLPLLVLCPPVAPSPPQGGCGS